A part of Rhinatrema bivittatum chromosome 16, aRhiBiv1.1, whole genome shotgun sequence genomic DNA contains:
- the LOC115077640 gene encoding olfactory receptor 24-like, whose product MGNYSDVREFLILGFSEFPELQFPLFTLFLFIYLMAVLGNLLIICIVCADRHLHTPMYFFLANLSIIDICSLTVTVPKLLAVLLTQNNAIPFSDCILQMYCYVICVATEFTLLAVMAYDRYVAICNPLRYTIIMNRRVCALLAAVSWIGGFIETLPQVIMVSHFSFCGSNEILHFFCDLTALTKLTCTETSAIELLNYTEGLIMDLTSFSLILTSYVCIILSILKTIHSAEGRRKAFSTCSSHLMVVFLFYTTLLCVYLRPSSVNNMDENKLVTVTFIFLIPLVNPLIYSIRNKDLKVALQKSFIRRLSLSVNKNKKEIALATQDNMSSRNEME is encoded by the coding sequence ATGGGAAATTACAGCGACGTGAGAGAATTCCTGATTCTGGGGTTCTCAGAATTCCCAGAGCTACAGTTCCCTCTCTTTACTCTTTTCTTATTTATCTACCTGATGGCcgtgctggggaacctcctcattATCTGCATAGTATGTGCTGATCgacacctgcacacccccatgtatttcttcttggcCAACCTGTCCATCATTGATATCTGCTCTTTGACAGTCACTGTTCCCAAACTGCTGGCAGTCCTCCTGACCCAGAACAATGCAATACCCTTCAGTGACTGCATTCTGCAGATGTACTGCTACGTGATCTGTGTAGCTACAGAATTTACACTTCTTGCTGTCATGGCATATGATCGTTATGTAGCAATCTGCAATCCCCTGCGTTACACCATCATCATGAATAGGAGAGTCTGTGCACTTCTGGCAGCTGTCTCATGGATAGGAGGTTTTATAGAGACACTGCCACAAGTTATAATGGTATCGCATTTCTCTTTCTGTGGCTCCAATGAAATACTTCACTTCTTCTGTGACCTCACTGCTCTTACAAAACTTACTTGCACAGAGACCTCTGCCATTGAACTTCTGAATTATACTGAAGGGTTGATTATGGACCTCACATCATTTTCCTTGATCCTAACTTCGTACGTGTGTATTATCCTCTCCATCCTGAAAACCATCCATTCTGCAGAGGGCAGACGCAAAgctttctccacctgctcctctcacCTTATGGTGGTTTTTCTATTTTATACAACATTGTTGTGTGTTTATTTACGACCCAGTTCAGTCAACAACATGGATGAGAACAAGCTGGTGACTGTGACATTTATCTTTTTAATCCCACTTGTAAACCCTCTTATTTACAGTATAAGAAACAAAGATTTAAAAGTGGCTCTTCAAAAATCATTCATCAGAAGACTATCCTTATCAGTGAACAAAAACAAGAAGGAAATAGCTCTAGCTACCCAGGACAACATGAGCTCAAGAAATGAAATGGAATAA